Proteins encoded in a region of the Streptomyces sp. NBC_00513 genome:
- the metH gene encoding methionine synthase, giving the protein MASLPNPPADTQTRADALREALATRVVVADGAMGTMLQAQDPSLEDFQQLEGCNEVLNVTRPDIVRNVHQEYFAVGVDCVETNTFGANFAALAEYDIADRNHELSESGARIAREVADEFTASTGRQRWVLGSMGPGTKLPTLGHIDYATIRDAYQINAEGLIAGGADALLVETTQDLLQTKSSVIGARRAMEALGVSVPLICSVTVETTGTMLLGSEIGAALTALEPLGIDMIGLNCATGPAEMSEHLRYLARNSRIPLSCMPNAGLPVLGKNGAHYPLSASELADAQETFVREYGLSLVGGCCGTTPEHLRQVVERVHALSPVAREPRPEAGASSLYQTVPFRQDTSYMAIGERTNANGSKKFRDAMLEARWDDCVEMARDQIREGAHMLDLCIDYVGRDGVADMKELAGRFATASTLPIVLDSTEVPVIQAGLEKLGGRAVINSVNYEDGDGPESRFAKVTALAREHGAALIALTIDEEGQARTVEHKVAIAQRLIADLTGNWGIHESDILIDTLTFTICTGQEESRKDGIATIEAIRELKRRHPDVQTTLGLSNISFGLNPAARVLLNSVFLDECVKAGLDSAIVHASKILPIARFDDEQVGTALDLIYDRRAEGYDPLQKLMALFEGVNTKSLKAGRAEELMALPLDERLQRRIIDGEKNGLEADLDEALRTRPALDIVNDTLLEGMKVVGELFGSGQMQLPFVLQSAEVMKTAVAFLEPHMEKTDAEGKGTIVLATVRGDVHDIGKNLVDIILSNNGYNVVNIGIKQPVSAILEAAQEHKADVIGMSGLLVKSTVIMKENLEELNQRKLAADYPVILGGAALTRAYVEQDLHEIYEGEVRYARDAFEGLRLMDALIAVKRGVPGATLPELKQRRVAKRTAPLPEQDESEEPGGRSDTSTDNPIPTPPFWGTRVVKGIPLKDYASWLDEGALFKGQWGLKQARAGGATYEELVESEGRPRLRGLLDKLHTENLLEAAVVYGYFPCVSKGEDLIILDEQGNERTRFTFPRQRRGRRLCLADFFRPEESGETDVVGLQVVTVGSRIGEATAKLFESDSYREYLELHGLSVQLAEAMAEYWHARVRAELGFGGEDPAKVEDMFDLKYRGARFSLGYGACPDLEDRAKIADLLRPERIGVHLSEEFQLHPEQSTDAIVIHHPEAKYFNAR; this is encoded by the coding sequence ATGGCCTCGTTGCCGAACCCGCCCGCAGACACCCAGACCCGGGCCGACGCCCTTCGGGAGGCGCTCGCCACCCGCGTGGTCGTCGCCGACGGAGCCATGGGAACGATGCTCCAGGCACAAGACCCCTCCCTGGAGGACTTCCAGCAGCTCGAAGGCTGCAACGAGGTCCTGAACGTCACGCGCCCCGACATCGTGCGCAACGTGCACCAGGAGTACTTCGCCGTCGGCGTGGACTGCGTCGAGACGAACACCTTCGGCGCGAACTTCGCCGCCCTCGCCGAGTACGACATCGCCGATCGCAACCACGAGCTGTCCGAATCCGGCGCCCGCATCGCCCGCGAGGTCGCCGACGAGTTCACCGCCTCCACGGGACGCCAGCGCTGGGTCCTGGGCTCCATGGGCCCCGGCACCAAGCTGCCCACGCTGGGCCACATCGACTACGCGACGATCCGCGACGCCTACCAGATCAACGCCGAGGGCCTGATCGCCGGCGGCGCCGACGCCCTCCTCGTCGAGACCACCCAGGACCTCCTCCAGACCAAGTCCTCCGTCATCGGCGCCCGCCGCGCCATGGAGGCCCTCGGCGTGTCCGTGCCGCTGATCTGTTCCGTGACCGTGGAGACCACCGGCACGATGCTGCTCGGCTCGGAGATCGGCGCCGCGCTCACCGCGCTGGAGCCCCTGGGCATCGACATGATCGGCCTGAACTGCGCCACCGGCCCCGCCGAGATGAGCGAGCACCTGCGCTACCTCGCGCGCAACTCCCGCATCCCCCTCTCCTGCATGCCCAACGCCGGCCTGCCCGTCCTGGGCAAGAACGGGGCGCACTACCCGCTCTCCGCGAGCGAGCTGGCCGACGCCCAGGAGACCTTCGTCCGCGAGTACGGGCTCTCCCTCGTCGGCGGCTGCTGCGGCACCACCCCCGAGCACCTGCGCCAGGTCGTCGAGCGGGTCCACGCCCTCAGCCCCGTCGCCCGCGAGCCGCGGCCCGAGGCCGGCGCCTCCTCGCTCTACCAGACGGTCCCCTTCCGCCAGGACACCTCGTACATGGCGATCGGGGAGCGCACCAACGCCAACGGCTCGAAGAAGTTCCGCGACGCCATGCTGGAGGCGCGCTGGGACGACTGCGTGGAGATGGCACGCGATCAGATCCGCGAAGGCGCGCACATGCTGGACCTGTGCATCGACTACGTGGGCCGTGACGGCGTCGCCGACATGAAGGAACTGGCCGGCCGCTTCGCCACCGCCTCCACGCTGCCGATCGTGCTGGACTCCACCGAGGTCCCCGTCATCCAGGCCGGCCTGGAGAAGCTCGGCGGCCGCGCCGTCATCAACTCGGTCAACTACGAGGACGGCGACGGACCGGAGTCCCGCTTCGCGAAGGTCACCGCCCTCGCCCGGGAGCACGGCGCCGCGCTGATCGCGCTGACCATCGACGAGGAGGGCCAGGCCCGCACCGTCGAACACAAGGTCGCCATCGCGCAGCGGCTCATCGCGGACCTCACGGGCAACTGGGGGATCCACGAGTCGGACATCCTCATCGACACCCTCACCTTCACCATCTGCACCGGCCAGGAGGAGTCCCGCAAGGACGGCATCGCCACCATCGAGGCGATCCGCGAACTGAAGCGCCGTCACCCGGACGTGCAGACCACGCTGGGCCTGTCGAACATCTCCTTCGGCCTCAACCCGGCCGCCCGCGTCCTGCTCAACTCCGTCTTCCTCGACGAGTGCGTCAAGGCCGGCCTGGACTCCGCGATCGTCCACGCCAGCAAGATCCTGCCCATCGCCCGGTTCGACGACGAGCAGGTCGGCACCGCCCTCGACCTGATCTACGACCGGCGCGCCGAGGGCTACGACCCGCTGCAGAAGCTGATGGCACTGTTCGAGGGCGTCAACACCAAGTCCCTCAAGGCCGGCCGCGCCGAGGAACTCATGGCGCTCCCGCTCGACGAGCGGCTCCAGCGCCGCATCATCGACGGCGAGAAGAACGGCCTGGAAGCCGACCTCGACGAGGCGCTCCGGACCCGCCCGGCCCTGGACATCGTCAACGACACCCTCCTGGAGGGCATGAAGGTCGTCGGCGAGCTCTTCGGCTCCGGCCAGATGCAGCTGCCGTTCGTCCTCCAGTCGGCGGAGGTCATGAAGACCGCGGTGGCCTTCCTGGAACCGCACATGGAGAAGACCGACGCCGAGGGCAAGGGCACCATCGTGCTCGCCACCGTCCGCGGCGACGTCCACGACATCGGCAAGAACCTCGTGGACATCATCCTGTCCAACAACGGCTACAACGTCGTGAACATCGGCATCAAGCAGCCGGTCTCCGCGATCCTCGAAGCCGCACAGGAACACAAGGCCGACGTCATCGGCATGTCCGGCCTCCTCGTGAAGTCGACCGTGATCATGAAGGAGAACCTGGAGGAGCTCAACCAGCGCAAGCTGGCGGCCGACTACCCGGTGATCCTCGGCGGCGCCGCCCTCACCCGCGCCTACGTCGAGCAGGACCTCCACGAGATCTACGAGGGCGAGGTCCGCTACGCCCGCGACGCCTTCGAGGGACTGCGCCTCATGGACGCCCTCATCGCCGTCAAGCGCGGCGTCCCCGGAGCCACCCTGCCCGAACTCAAGCAGCGCCGGGTCGCCAAGCGCACCGCGCCCCTGCCCGAGCAGGACGAGTCCGAGGAGCCGGGCGGCCGTTCCGACACCTCCACCGACAACCCGATCCCCACCCCGCCGTTCTGGGGCACCCGCGTGGTCAAGGGCATCCCGCTCAAGGACTACGCCTCCTGGCTGGACGAGGGCGCCCTGTTCAAGGGCCAGTGGGGCCTCAAGCAGGCCCGCGCCGGCGGGGCGACGTACGAGGAACTGGTGGAGTCCGAGGGCCGGCCGCGGCTGCGCGGCCTCCTCGACAAGCTGCACACCGAGAACCTGCTGGAAGCCGCCGTCGTCTACGGCTACTTTCCCTGCGTCTCCAAGGGCGAGGACCTGATCATCCTCGACGAGCAGGGCAACGAGCGGACCCGCTTCACCTTCCCGCGCCAGCGCCGCGGCCGCCGCCTGTGCCTCGCGGACTTCTTCCGCCCGGAGGAGTCCGGGGAGACCGACGTCGTCGGCCTCCAGGTGGTCACCGTCGGGTCGAGGATCGGCGAGGCCACCGCCAAGCTGTTCGAGTCCGACTCCTACCGGGAGTACCTGGAGCTGCACGGACTCTCCGTCCAGCTCGCCGAGGCCATGGCCGAGTACTGGCACGCCCGCGTCCGCGCCGAGCTCGGCTTCGGCGGCGAGGACCCGGCGAAGGTCGAGGACATGTTCGACCTCAAGTACCGGGGCGCCCGCTTCTCGCTGGGCTACGGAGCCTGCCCCGACCTGGAGGACCGCGCCAAGATCGCCGACCTCCTGCGGCCCGAGCGCATCGGCGTCCACCTCTCCGAGGAGTTCCAGCTCCACCCGGAGCAATCCACCGACGCGATCGTGATTCACCACCCCGAAGCGAAGTATTTCAACGCACGCTGA
- a CDS encoding PAC2 family protein yields MIELEGVPELIDPVMVAAFEGWNDAGDAASGAVTHLDREWKGEVFAALDAEDYYDFQVNRPTVWLDNGVRKITWPTTRLSVVRIGGAKPRDLVLVRGIEPSMRWRSFCNEILGFAHELGVEMVVILGALLGDTPHTRPVPVSGVTSDADLARTMDLEETKYEGPTGIVGVLQEACTHAGVPAVSLWAAVPHYVSQPPNPKATLALLNRLEDLIDIRIPLGELPEDARAWQLGVDQLAAEDSEVAEYVQTLEEARDTADLPEASGDAIAREFERYLRRRDPAADPGTAGDSGSYFRDLSGGGRPQPKPRPGPEESAGSPEAPDTPDTDEDTPEA; encoded by the coding sequence GTGATCGAGCTTGAGGGCGTGCCCGAGCTGATCGACCCGGTCATGGTGGCCGCGTTCGAGGGCTGGAACGACGCGGGTGACGCCGCCTCCGGTGCGGTGACGCACCTGGACCGGGAGTGGAAGGGCGAGGTCTTCGCGGCTCTGGACGCCGAGGATTACTACGACTTCCAGGTCAACCGGCCGACGGTCTGGCTGGACAACGGGGTACGGAAGATCACCTGGCCGACGACGCGTCTGTCGGTGGTCAGGATCGGCGGCGCCAAACCGCGCGACCTGGTGTTGGTGCGGGGCATCGAACCGTCCATGCGCTGGCGGTCGTTCTGCAACGAGATCCTCGGCTTCGCCCACGAGTTGGGCGTGGAGATGGTCGTCATCCTGGGGGCGCTGCTCGGGGACACACCGCACACCCGGCCGGTCCCGGTGAGCGGTGTGACGTCCGACGCCGACCTGGCGCGCACGATGGACCTGGAGGAGACCAAGTACGAGGGTCCGACCGGGATCGTGGGCGTGCTCCAGGAGGCCTGTACGCACGCGGGCGTGCCGGCGGTGTCGCTGTGGGCGGCGGTGCCGCACTACGTGTCGCAGCCGCCGAACCCGAAGGCGACGCTGGCGCTGCTGAACCGGCTGGAGGATCTGATCGACATTCGGATCCCGCTCGGCGAACTCCCCGAGGACGCGCGGGCCTGGCAGCTGGGCGTGGACCAACTGGCCGCCGAGGACAGCGAGGTGGCCGAGTACGTGCAGACGCTGGAGGAGGCGCGGGACACCGCGGACCTGCCGGAGGCCTCGGGGGACGCCATCGCCCGGGAGTTCGAGCGGTACCTGCGGCGCCGTGACCCGGCGGCCGATCCGGGCACGGCGGGCGACTCCGGCTCGTACTTCCGCGACCTCTCGGGCGGCGGTCGTCCGCAGCCGAAGCCGAGGCCCGGACCGGAGGAGTCGGCGGGCTCGCCCGAGGCACCCGACACACCGGACACGGACGAGGACACCCCCGAGGCCTGA
- a CDS encoding MIP/aquaporin family protein has translation MSSSDIFIGETIGTALLTLLGGGVCAAVTLKSSKARNAGWLAITFGWGFAVLIAAYVSAPLSGAHLNPAVTVGLAIKDGDWGNVPVYFAGQLLGAMLGAVLMWVTYYGQFRVHLADPEHIRDAKLGPEDPHPHDVAGPVLGIFSTGPEIRNTVQNLATEIIGTAVLVLAILTQGLQDDGKGLGVIGVLITSFVVVGIGLSLGGPTGYAINPVRDLGPRIVHALLPLPNKGGSDWAYSWIPVVGPLVGAAAAGGLYNIAFA, from the coding sequence GTGTCCAGCTCCGACATCTTCATCGGCGAGACCATCGGTACCGCCCTGCTCACACTGCTCGGTGGCGGCGTCTGCGCCGCCGTCACGCTGAAGAGCTCCAAGGCCCGCAACGCGGGTTGGCTCGCCATCACGTTCGGCTGGGGTTTCGCCGTACTGATCGCCGCCTACGTCTCCGCGCCCCTCTCCGGCGCCCACCTCAACCCGGCGGTCACCGTCGGCCTCGCGATCAAGGACGGCGACTGGGGCAACGTCCCGGTGTACTTCGCCGGCCAGCTCCTGGGCGCGATGCTCGGCGCGGTGCTGATGTGGGTCACGTACTACGGCCAGTTCCGTGTGCACCTGGCGGACCCGGAGCACATCCGGGACGCGAAGCTCGGCCCGGAGGACCCGCACCCGCACGACGTGGCGGGCCCGGTCCTCGGGATCTTCTCCACCGGTCCGGAGATCCGCAACACCGTCCAGAACCTGGCGACCGAGATAATCGGCACCGCCGTCCTGGTCCTGGCCATCCTGACCCAGGGTCTCCAGGACGACGGCAAGGGCCTCGGCGTCATCGGCGTCCTGATCACCTCGTTCGTGGTCGTCGGCATCGGCCTCTCGCTCGGCGGTCCGACCGGCTACGCCATCAACCCGGTGCGCGACCTCGGCCCGCGCATCGTCCACGCCCTGCTGCCGCTTCCCAACAAGGGCGGCTCCGACTGGGCATACTCCTGGATCCCGGTCGTCGGCCCGCTCGTCGGTGCCGCCGCCGCCGGTGGTCTGTACAACATCGCGTTCGCCTGA
- the glpK gene encoding glycerol kinase GlpK → MTSSTGPFIAAIDQGTTSSRCIVFDRDGRIVAVDQKEHEQIFPKPGWVEHDAAEIWTNVQEVVAGAIAKAEITAADVKAVGITNQRETTLLWDKNTGEPVHNALVWQDTRTDSLCKELGRNVGQDRFRRETGLPLASYFAGPKVRWLLDNVEGLRERAEAGDILFGTMDSWVIWNLTGGTQGGVHVTDVTNASRTMLMNLHSLEWDPKIAESMGVPTNVLPEIKSSAEVYGHVKEGVLAGVPVASALGDQQAALFGQTCFAEGEAKSTYGTGTFMLMNTGDQIINSYSGLLTTVGYRIGDQKPVYALEGSIAVTGSLVQWMRDQMGLIKSAAEIETLASSVEDNGGAYFVPAFSGLFAPYWRSDARGVIAGLTRYVTKAHIARAVLEATAWQTREITDAMTKDSGVELAALKVDGGMTSNNLLMQTLSDFLDAPVVRPMVAETTCLGAAYAAGLAVGFWPDTDALRANWRRAAEWTPRMPAEQRDREYKSWLKAVERSMGWVDDEDAS, encoded by the coding sequence ATGACCAGCAGCACCGGCCCCTTCATCGCCGCGATCGACCAGGGCACCACCTCCTCCCGCTGCATCGTGTTCGACCGCGACGGCCGCATCGTCGCCGTCGACCAGAAGGAGCACGAGCAGATCTTCCCGAAGCCGGGCTGGGTCGAGCACGACGCCGCCGAGATCTGGACCAACGTCCAGGAGGTCGTCGCCGGAGCCATCGCCAAGGCCGAGATCACCGCCGCGGACGTCAAGGCCGTCGGCATCACCAACCAGCGCGAGACCACCCTGCTGTGGGACAAGAACACCGGCGAGCCGGTGCACAACGCGCTGGTCTGGCAGGACACCCGCACCGACTCCCTGTGCAAGGAGCTCGGCCGCAACGTCGGCCAGGACCGCTTCCGCCGCGAGACGGGCCTCCCGCTCGCCTCGTACTTCGCCGGCCCCAAGGTCCGCTGGCTGCTCGACAACGTCGAGGGCCTGCGCGAGCGCGCCGAGGCCGGCGACATCCTCTTCGGCACCATGGACTCGTGGGTCATCTGGAACCTCACGGGCGGCACCCAGGGCGGCGTGCACGTCACCGACGTCACCAACGCCTCGCGCACCATGCTGATGAACCTGCACTCCCTGGAGTGGGACCCGAAGATCGCGGAGTCCATGGGGGTCCCGACCAACGTCCTCCCCGAGATCAAGTCCTCCGCCGAGGTCTACGGCCACGTCAAGGAGGGCGTCCTCGCCGGCGTCCCGGTCGCCTCGGCGCTCGGCGACCAGCAGGCCGCCCTGTTCGGGCAGACCTGTTTCGCCGAGGGCGAGGCCAAGTCCACCTACGGCACCGGCACGTTCATGCTGATGAACACCGGCGACCAGATCATCAACTCCTACAGCGGCCTGCTGACCACGGTCGGCTACCGGATCGGCGACCAGAAGCCGGTCTACGCGCTGGAGGGCTCCATCGCCGTCACCGGCTCGCTCGTCCAGTGGATGCGCGACCAGATGGGCCTGATCAAGTCCGCCGCGGAGATCGAGACCCTGGCCTCCTCCGTCGAGGACAACGGCGGCGCCTACTTCGTGCCCGCCTTCTCCGGCCTCTTCGCCCCGTACTGGCGCTCCGACGCCCGCGGCGTGATCGCCGGCCTCACCCGGTACGTCACCAAGGCGCACATCGCCCGTGCCGTCCTGGAGGCCACCGCCTGGCAGACCCGTGAGATCACCGACGCCATGACCAAGGACTCGGGCGTCGAGCTCGCCGCCCTCAAGGTCGACGGCGGCATGACCTCCAACAACCTGCTGATGCAGACGCTCTCGGACTTCCTGGACGCACCGGTGGTGCGCCCCATGGTCGCCGAGACCACCTGCCTCGGCGCCGCCTACGCCGCCGGCCTGGCCGTCGGCTTCTGGCCCGACACCGACGCCCTGCGCGCCAACTGGCGCCGCGCGGCGGAGTGGACCCCGCGGATGCCCGCCGAACAGCGGGACCGCGAGTACAAGAGCTGGCTCAAGGCCGTCGAGCGGTCCATGGGCTGGGTCGACGACGAAGACGCCAGCTGA
- a CDS encoding IclR family transcriptional regulator translates to MARNIQSLERAAAMLRLLAGGERRLGLSDVATSLGLAKGTAHGILRTLQAEGFVEQDPASGRYQLGAELLRLGNSYLDVHELRARALVWTDDLARASGESVYVGVLHKSGVLIMHHVFRPDDSRQVLEVGAMQPLHSTALGKVLSAYDPVAHTQVVEVEREAFTPRTVTDGAGFEEILDLTRARGWASDVEETWEGLASVAAPIHDRRRMPVGAVAVVGAVERVCAESGEPLATLVASVRDCARSVSRDLGAGRF, encoded by the coding sequence ATGGCACGGAACATCCAGTCGCTCGAACGAGCCGCTGCGATGCTGCGGCTCCTGGCGGGCGGCGAGCGCCGGCTGGGACTGTCGGACGTGGCGACCTCCCTTGGCCTCGCCAAGGGGACCGCGCACGGGATCCTGCGCACCCTGCAGGCCGAGGGCTTCGTGGAGCAGGACCCCGCCTCGGGCCGCTACCAGCTGGGCGCCGAGCTGCTCCGTCTGGGGAACAGCTATCTGGACGTGCACGAGCTGCGCGCCCGCGCCCTGGTCTGGACGGACGACCTGGCCCGGGCCAGCGGCGAGAGCGTGTACGTGGGCGTGCTCCACAAGAGCGGGGTGCTGATCATGCACCACGTGTTCCGGCCGGACGACAGCCGTCAAGTGCTGGAGGTGGGGGCCATGCAGCCGCTGCACTCCACGGCCCTGGGCAAGGTGCTGTCCGCGTACGACCCGGTGGCGCACACGCAGGTCGTGGAGGTCGAGCGGGAGGCGTTCACGCCCCGCACCGTCACGGACGGCGCCGGATTCGAGGAGATCCTGGACCTGACGCGGGCCCGCGGCTGGGCCTCGGACGTCGAGGAGACCTGGGAGGGTCTCGCCTCGGTGGCGGCGCCGATCCACGACCGGCGCAGGATGCCGGTGGGCGCGGTGGCGGTCGTGGGTGCCGTGGAGCGGGTCTGCGCGGAGTCCGGCGAGCCCCTCGCGACGCTGGTCGCGTCGGTCCGGGACTGCGCGAGGTCGGTTTCGCGCGACCTTGGCGCGGGCCGGTTCTGA
- a CDS encoding glycerol-3-phosphate dehydrogenase/oxidase: protein MSSPQSVPALGTHPTAGSNPSRAETREQLAKATYDLLVIGGGILGTSVAWHAAQSGLRVAMVDAGDFAGATSSASSKLVHGGLRYLQTGAVKLVAENHHERRVLAKDVAPHLVNPLTFYLPVYKGGPVGAAKLGAGVFAYSALSAFGDGIGKVISPARAVADNPGLKTDNLKAVAVYYDHQMNDSRVAVMTVRAAVESGAVVLNHAEVTGLRMTRGRVSGAELKDRLDGTEFGVDARVVLNATGPWVDHLRRMEDKHSMPSIRLSKGAHIVMKRKSPWKAAMATPIDKYRITFALPWEDQLLLGTTDEVYEGDPADVRATEADIQQILDEAAFSVKDADLDRSLMTYAFAGLRVLPGGPGGVEKAKRETVVSEGAGGMLSVAGGKWTTYRHIGRVVMDKLAKLPGSPLTEDMEPLKSLVRRIALPGVANPNAVAHRLLVDREPGTRMDPLTARHLASHYGSLAFDIARLANEDAALAERIHPDGPEIWAQVAYARDNEWAETVDDVLRRRTTVTVRGLDDDAVRARVQEMLGDKA from the coding sequence ATGAGCAGCCCGCAGAGCGTTCCCGCCCTGGGTACGCACCCGACCGCCGGTTCGAACCCGAGCCGCGCCGAGACCCGCGAGCAGTTGGCCAAGGCCACGTACGACCTGCTGGTCATCGGCGGTGGAATCCTGGGCACCTCGGTGGCCTGGCACGCCGCGCAGTCGGGTCTGCGGGTCGCCATGGTGGACGCCGGCGACTTCGCCGGCGCCACCTCCTCCGCCTCGTCCAAGCTGGTGCACGGCGGCCTGCGCTACCTGCAGACCGGTGCGGTCAAGCTGGTCGCCGAGAACCACCACGAGCGCCGGGTGCTGGCCAAGGACGTGGCCCCGCACCTGGTCAACCCGCTCACGTTCTACCTCCCGGTGTACAAGGGCGGCCCGGTCGGCGCCGCGAAGCTGGGCGCGGGCGTGTTCGCGTACTCGGCGCTCTCCGCGTTCGGTGACGGCATCGGCAAGGTCATATCCCCGGCCCGCGCCGTCGCCGACAACCCGGGTCTGAAGACGGACAACCTGAAGGCCGTCGCCGTCTACTACGACCACCAGATGAACGACTCCCGCGTGGCCGTCATGACGGTCCGCGCGGCCGTCGAGTCGGGCGCGGTCGTCCTGAACCACGCCGAGGTCACCGGTCTGCGCATGACGCGCGGCCGGGTCAGCGGCGCCGAGCTCAAGGACCGTCTCGACGGCACCGAGTTCGGGGTCGACGCGCGCGTCGTGCTCAACGCCACCGGCCCGTGGGTGGACCACCTGCGGCGCATGGAAGACAAGCACTCGATGCCGTCGATCCGCCTGTCCAAGGGCGCGCACATCGTGATGAAGCGCAAGTCGCCCTGGAAGGCCGCCATGGCCACCCCGATCGACAAGTACCGCATCACCTTCGCCCTGCCGTGGGAGGACCAGCTGCTGCTCGGCACCACCGACGAGGTGTACGAGGGCGACCCCGCGGACGTGCGCGCCACCGAGGCCGACATCCAGCAGATCCTCGACGAGGCGGCGTTCTCGGTGAAGGACGCGGACCTCGACCGCTCCCTGATGACGTACGCCTTCGCGGGCCTGCGGGTGCTGCCCGGCGGCCCCGGCGGGGTGGAGAAGGCCAAGCGGGAGACCGTGGTCTCCGAGGGCGCGGGCGGCATGCTGTCGGTGGCCGGCGGCAAGTGGACCACCTACCGGCACATCGGCCGTGTGGTGATGGACAAGCTGGCGAAGCTCCCGGGCAGCCCGCTGACCGAGGACATGGAGCCGCTGAAGTCGCTCGTGCGCCGGATCGCCCTGCCCGGTGTCGCCAACCCGAACGCGGTGGCGCACCGGCTGCTGGTGGACCGGGAGCCCGGGACGCGCATGGACCCGCTGACCGCCCGGCACCTGGCCTCGCACTACGGTTCGCTGGCCTTCGACATCGCGCGGCTGGCGAACGAGGACGCGGCGCTCGCCGAGCGCATCCACCCGGACGGGCCGGAGATCTGGGCGCAGGTCGCCTACGCCCGTGACAACGAGTGGGCCGAGACGGTCGACGACGTGCTGCGTCGCCGTACCACGGTGACGGTCCGCGGCCTGGACGACGACGCGGTGCGCGCCCGTGTCCAGGAGATGCTGGGCGACAAGGCTTAG